The following proteins are co-located in the Billgrantia tianxiuensis genome:
- a CDS encoding MFS transporter, with product MDALRRHSLLLILLGSLVISLAMGLRHGFGLFLEPMSSELGWGREVFAFALALQNLVWGFAQPFTGALADRFGAARVVAIGGILYALGLLFMGLSESALGMSLSAGLLIGLGLSGTTFSVILGAVGRAVAPEKRSMAMGIVSAAGSFGQFAMLPGTLGLLGWLGWSAALLAMGALAAMMVPLGAMLKDRPSARQASDLSLRGALDEAAGHRGFWLLCLGFFVCGFQVVFIGVHLPGYLFDNGLAVQVGSTTLALVGLFNIFGTYAAGWLGGLYSKPRLLSWLYLARGAVIAAFVFLPLSPASAYLFGIAIGLLWLSTVPLTNGIVAAVFGVRHLSMLGGIVFLFHQVGSFTGVWLGGMLYDLHGDYDVVWKLAILLSVAAALLHWFISEAPIKRPVPREAQA from the coding sequence ATGGACGCCCTTCGTCGTCACTCGCTGCTACTGATCCTGCTCGGCAGTCTGGTCATCTCCCTGGCCATGGGGCTGCGCCATGGTTTTGGCCTGTTCCTCGAGCCGATGAGCAGCGAGCTGGGCTGGGGACGCGAAGTGTTCGCCTTTGCCCTGGCGTTGCAGAACCTGGTCTGGGGGTTTGCCCAGCCCTTCACCGGCGCTCTGGCCGACCGCTTCGGTGCGGCCCGGGTGGTTGCCATCGGCGGCATTCTCTATGCCCTCGGCCTGCTGTTCATGGGGCTTTCCGAATCGGCGCTGGGCATGTCGCTCTCCGCCGGGCTGCTGATCGGCCTGGGGCTCTCGGGTACCACCTTCTCGGTGATCCTCGGCGCCGTAGGCCGCGCCGTGGCACCCGAGAAACGCAGCATGGCCATGGGTATCGTCAGCGCGGCGGGCTCGTTCGGCCAGTTCGCCATGCTACCGGGTACCCTGGGCCTGCTCGGCTGGCTCGGCTGGTCTGCCGCGCTGCTGGCGATGGGCGCCCTGGCGGCCATGATGGTACCGCTCGGCGCCATGCTGAAGGACCGCCCCTCGGCCCGCCAAGCCAGCGATCTCTCGCTTCGCGGGGCGCTGGACGAGGCCGCCGGCCATCGCGGCTTCTGGCTGCTGTGCCTGGGTTTCTTCGTGTGTGGCTTCCAAGTGGTGTTCATCGGTGTGCACCTGCCCGGCTACCTGTTCGATAACGGGCTGGCCGTACAAGTAGGCAGCACTACCCTGGCCCTGGTGGGCCTGTTCAACATCTTCGGCACCTACGCCGCCGGCTGGCTGGGAGGGCTCTACTCCAAGCCGCGCCTGCTCAGTTGGCTCTATCTCGCCCGCGGCGCAGTGATCGCGGCCTTCGTCTTCCTGCCGCTGAGCCCCGCCAGCGCCTATCTGTTCGGCATCGCCATCGGCCTGCTGTGGCTCTCCACGGTGCCGCTGACCAACGGCATCGTGGCCGCTGTGTTCGGCGTGCGCCACCTCTCCATGCTCGGCGGCATCGTCTTCCTGTTCCATCAGGTCGGCTCGTTCACCGGCGTGTGGCTCGGTGGCATGCTCTACGACCTTCACGGCGACTATGATGTGGTATGGAAGCTAGCCATCCTGCTTTCGGTGGCGGCGGCGCTGCTGCACTGGTTCATCAGCGAGGCACCGATCAAGCGCCCTGTCCCCCGAGAGGCCCAGGCATGA
- a CDS encoding helix-turn-helix domain-containing protein: MSLLDLRTCNLGQEHIAHDHAHHQLILATCGSTELEVAGLGDRVTGGRGCLIPCSFHHEYEGDGCNRTLVLDVPLAAVTEMRDGEGLQRLFERPRFFTVPARLSRLATTLMAQLEQFPALHSEIAALLLRAIYLHLESEASAPAPVSRRRPLERIDIGRLDAWIDRHLAEEIRVERLAALCALSPGHFHALFRELMGITPLAHVQQRRLEHARALVRHSDLSLGHIAALVGFRDQGSFSRAYRRHFDGTPSQERRHTEATAESGASLHELRASIAPSHVLV, from the coding sequence ATGTCTCTACTCGACCTGCGTACCTGCAACCTGGGGCAGGAGCACATCGCTCATGATCACGCGCACCATCAGTTGATTCTGGCGACCTGCGGCAGCACCGAACTCGAGGTCGCGGGCCTCGGCGATCGCGTTACCGGTGGGCGTGGCTGCCTGATTCCCTGCTCCTTTCATCACGAATACGAAGGCGATGGCTGCAATCGTACGCTGGTGCTCGATGTGCCGTTGGCTGCGGTAACGGAGATGCGTGATGGCGAGGGCCTGCAGCGTCTGTTCGAGCGCCCGCGTTTCTTCACCGTACCCGCTCGTCTCAGCCGGTTGGCCACTACCCTGATGGCTCAGTTGGAGCAGTTTCCGGCACTTCATAGCGAGATTGCCGCACTGCTGCTGCGGGCGATCTACCTGCATCTCGAGAGTGAGGCATCCGCTCCTGCGCCGGTTTCCCGGCGACGCCCCCTTGAACGAATCGACATCGGCCGCCTCGATGCCTGGATCGACCGGCACCTTGCCGAAGAGATCCGGGTCGAGCGGTTGGCGGCGCTGTGCGCACTCAGCCCAGGTCACTTCCATGCGCTGTTTCGCGAGCTGATGGGGATCACGCCGCTGGCCCACGTGCAGCAGCGTCGTCTGGAGCACGCCCGTGCCTTGGTCCGACATAGCGATCTGAGCCTGGGGCATATTGCGGCCCTGGTCGGCTTCCGTGACCAGGGTAGCTTCAGCCGGGCCTACCGCCGTCATTTCGATGGCACTCCCTCACAGGAGCGTCGCCATACCGAGGCAACTGCCGAGTCTGGGGCAAGTCTTCATGAGTTGCGGGCAAGCATTGCCCCTTCGCACGTTCTAGTCTGA
- a CDS encoding histone deacetylase family protein — protein MKLFYHPDQEAHAPASFLVRGQLTSSPEGPVRAELLAKGLAAAGLALHEPDDVDSPRLRSRLARIHTPRYLSFLETIHARWREMPGASELVMPNVHPCGGGHHYPRHPVGQAGWHLHDMACPIAAGSFRGILASAATAQAAAEALIGGHGTTYALCRPPGHHAGPDRAGGFCFLNNSALAATVLREHFSRVAILDIDLHHGNGTQDIFYYRGDVWTGSLHVDPADFYPFFWGGANEEGMGEGLGANVNLPLPLGSDGVAFLEALEVLIARMEAFRPEAVVIALGLDAHRDDPLAGMTLETANFEAVGRRLGQLARPVVLVQEGGYPTEHLGDNLAVFMNGFSGG, from the coding sequence ATGAAACTCTTCTACCATCCTGACCAGGAGGCTCACGCTCCTGCCTCTTTCCTGGTTCGTGGCCAGCTCACCTCGTCCCCCGAGGGGCCGGTGCGTGCCGAACTGTTGGCCAAGGGCCTGGCAGCAGCGGGCCTTGCCCTGCATGAACCCGATGATGTCGATAGCCCGCGGCTGCGCAGCCGTCTGGCCCGGATCCATACCCCACGCTACCTGAGTTTCCTCGAGACCATCCACGCCCGCTGGCGTGAGATGCCGGGAGCCTCCGAGCTGGTAATGCCCAACGTGCACCCATGCGGTGGTGGGCACCACTACCCACGTCATCCGGTAGGCCAGGCGGGCTGGCACCTGCACGACATGGCGTGCCCCATCGCCGCCGGCAGCTTCCGCGGTATTCTGGCCAGCGCGGCCACCGCCCAGGCGGCAGCCGAGGCGCTGATCGGCGGACATGGCACCACCTATGCGCTGTGTCGGCCGCCGGGCCACCATGCCGGGCCGGACCGGGCGGGCGGCTTCTGCTTTCTCAATAACTCGGCGTTGGCGGCAACCGTGCTGCGCGAGCATTTCTCGCGGGTCGCAATACTCGACATCGACCTTCATCACGGTAACGGTACCCAGGACATCTTCTATTACCGGGGCGATGTCTGGACCGGCTCGCTGCATGTCGACCCGGCCGATTTCTATCCCTTCTTCTGGGGCGGGGCCAACGAGGAGGGCATGGGCGAGGGGCTGGGCGCCAACGTCAACCTGCCGCTGCCATTGGGCAGCGATGGCGTCGCCTTCCTCGAGGCGCTGGAGGTGTTGATCGCCCGCATGGAAGCGTTTCGTCCCGAGGCGGTAGTGATCGCGCTGGGATTGGACGCCCATCGCGACGATCCCCTGGCCGGCATGACGCTCGAGACCGCGAATTTCGAAGCGGTCGGCCGGCGCTTGGGCCAGCTGGCCCGGCCCGTCGTGCTGGTACAGGAGGGCGGCTATCCCACCGAGCACCTGGGCGACAACCTGGCCGTCTTCATGAATGGCTTCAGCGGCGGCTGA
- a CDS encoding RidA family protein: MTIQYHHSNARMSQIAVHNGTVYLAGQVPSDATADMRGQTEQVLARIDELLAEAGSSKEHLISAQVWVTDMAEFDQMNAAWEAWVVPGRPPVRAALEAKLAKPEWKVEIMVVAALPEA; the protein is encoded by the coding sequence ATGACCATTCAGTACCATCACAGCAATGCCCGCATGAGCCAGATCGCCGTGCACAACGGAACCGTCTACCTGGCCGGCCAGGTACCGAGTGACGCCACCGCCGACATGCGTGGCCAGACCGAGCAGGTCCTGGCACGTATTGACGAGCTGCTGGCCGAGGCCGGCAGCTCCAAGGAGCACCTGATCTCGGCCCAGGTGTGGGTCACCGACATGGCGGAGTTCGACCAGATGAACGCGGCCTGGGAAGCCTGGGTCGTGCCGGGCCGCCCGCCGGTGCGCGCCGCCCTCGAGGCCAAGTTGGCCAAGCCCGAATGGAAGGTCGAGATCATGGTGGTCGCGGCCCTGCCGGAGGCTTGA
- a CDS encoding ornithine cyclodeaminase family protein, translating to MRIVTAAEVAGALPWPALVERLALTFREGVESPPRHHHAMQRPDGEATMLLMPAWERAGYIGVKMVNVFPQNADHGLPAIAGVYLLSEGAHGRPLACLDGSELTRRRTAAASALAARELAREDAETLLVVGTGKLAPMVIEAHASVRPIKRVRIWGRNPEKARQLAAAYADRFDCAAVEDLETAAREADLISCVTLSSEPLIRGEWLAPGTHLDLIGAFRPSMRETDAECLRRGEVFVDTYAGARGEAGDILQAIDEGAFAFDDIVAELAELLRGEKPGRSSNAAITVFKSVGASLEDLGAAIEVWEQLEKPA from the coding sequence ATGCGCATCGTCACCGCCGCGGAAGTTGCCGGCGCGCTGCCCTGGCCGGCACTGGTCGAGCGCTTGGCACTGACGTTCCGTGAGGGCGTGGAATCACCGCCGCGCCATCATCATGCCATGCAGCGGCCCGACGGCGAGGCCACCATGCTGCTGATGCCGGCCTGGGAACGGGCCGGCTACATCGGCGTGAAGATGGTCAATGTCTTTCCGCAGAATGCCGACCATGGCCTGCCGGCCATTGCCGGTGTCTACCTGCTCAGCGAGGGCGCCCATGGGCGCCCGCTTGCCTGCCTCGATGGCAGCGAGCTGACCCGTCGTCGCACCGCGGCGGCCTCGGCCCTGGCGGCCCGCGAGCTGGCCAGGGAAGATGCCGAGACCCTGCTGGTGGTAGGCACCGGCAAGCTGGCACCCATGGTGATCGAGGCGCACGCCTCGGTGCGGCCCATCAAGCGAGTGCGAATCTGGGGCCGCAATCCGGAGAAGGCACGCCAGCTGGCCGCCGCGTATGCCGACAGGTTCGATTGTGCTGCGGTCGAGGATCTCGAGACGGCTGCCCGTGAAGCCGACCTGATCAGCTGCGTGACGCTCTCCAGCGAACCGTTGATACGCGGGGAGTGGCTCGCGCCCGGCACCCATCTCGACCTGATCGGCGCGTTTCGTCCCAGCATGCGCGAAACCGACGCCGAGTGCCTGCGCCGTGGCGAGGTATTCGTCGATACCTATGCCGGCGCCCGGGGCGAGGCGGGCGACATTCTCCAGGCGATCGATGAAGGCGCGTTCGCTTTCGACGACATTGTCGCCGAACTGGCGGAGCTGCTGCGTGGCGAGAAGCCCGGGCGCAGCTCGAACGCTGCCATCACCGTATTCAAGTCGGTCGGCGCCTCGCTGGAAGATCTGGGGGCGGCCATCGAAGTCTGGGAACAGTTGGAGAAGCCTGCATGA
- a CDS encoding class II histone deacetylase has translation MKEKRRTGFFWHERCFWHDPGAIGVFSAPGEFLQPQPASESPESKRRLKNLLEVSGLIDELDVRKAPPASREDLARFHTGRYLDELEEGALTRGGDAGECAPYTPGSLAAAKQSAGLAIAAVEAVASGELPNAYALCRPPGHHAEADRGRGFCLLGNVPVAVMRARALGHARRIAILDWDVHHGNGQQDAFYDDPDVLTVSIHQAGNYPLDSGFFEELGEGAGHGANLNLPMPPGSGIGAYRYAMQELVLPAIGGFAPDLIVVACGYDACGKDPLGKMMLNSSAFAAMTQQLKALAERISDGKLVMIHEGGYSEGYVPMCGHAVIQQLAGSRTQVPDPQNDEIAAWAYQSLQPHQRALIDGWRDQWLRVAPL, from the coding sequence ATGAAGGAGAAGCGTCGAACAGGCTTTTTCTGGCACGAGCGCTGCTTCTGGCATGATCCTGGCGCCATCGGCGTATTCTCGGCGCCCGGTGAGTTCCTGCAGCCACAGCCCGCCTCGGAAAGCCCCGAGAGCAAGCGCCGGCTGAAGAACCTGCTCGAGGTATCGGGCCTGATCGACGAGCTCGACGTGCGCAAGGCGCCGCCGGCAAGCCGCGAGGATCTGGCGCGGTTTCATACCGGGCGCTACCTGGACGAACTCGAGGAGGGTGCCCTGACCCGGGGCGGCGATGCCGGTGAATGCGCACCCTACACGCCGGGCAGCCTGGCAGCGGCGAAACAATCGGCGGGCCTGGCAATCGCTGCGGTGGAGGCGGTGGCCAGCGGTGAGCTACCCAACGCCTATGCCCTGTGCCGGCCGCCGGGTCACCATGCCGAAGCCGATCGCGGGCGCGGTTTCTGCCTGCTCGGCAACGTTCCGGTAGCTGTGATGCGAGCCCGGGCGCTGGGTCATGCCCGGCGCATAGCGATTCTCGACTGGGACGTACACCACGGCAACGGCCAGCAGGACGCCTTCTATGACGACCCCGACGTGCTGACCGTGTCGATTCACCAGGCCGGCAATTATCCGTTGGACAGCGGCTTCTTCGAGGAGCTGGGCGAAGGGGCGGGGCATGGTGCCAACCTCAACCTGCCGATGCCTCCCGGCAGCGGCATCGGCGCCTATCGCTACGCCATGCAGGAGCTGGTGCTGCCCGCCATCGGCGGCTTCGCTCCCGACCTCATCGTGGTGGCCTGCGGCTATGACGCCTGCGGCAAGGACCCGCTGGGCAAGATGATGCTCAACAGCTCGGCCTTCGCCGCCATGACCCAGCAGCTCAAGGCCCTGGCCGAGCGCATCAGCGACGGCAAGCTGGTCATGATCCACGAGGGCGGCTATTCCGAGGGCTACGTGCCGATGTGCGGCCATGCGGTGATTCAGCAGCTGGCCGGCAGTCGCACCCAGGTACCCGACCCCCAGAACGACGAGATTGCCGCTTGGGCCTACCAATCGTTGCAACCTCACCAGCGTGCCCTGATCGATGGCTGGCGTGACCAGTGGCTGCGCGTTGCTCCACTCTGA
- a CDS encoding branched-chain amino acid transaminase, with protein MTPLYDRDGWLWLDGEWQPWREAQTHLLTHTLHYGMGCFEGVRAYAGEQGTHLFRVAEHTRRLLDSAHALDIPVAFDEAELIEAQRQCLVRNELRNAYLKPTVFFGAEGLGLRAKDLSVHVMIAAWNLGDYISAEAASLGLRALTSSWARHHVNISLCRAKTNGHYVNSMLALNTAVKAGFDETIMLDPEGYVAEASAANVFLLRDGVLHTPEVTSCLQGITRDSVIQLARDVLGIEVRERRVTRDELYTADEAFVTGTAAEILPLRELDGRHVGARAGAPLPAQPIAEDSVTAQLQGLYRRVTRAELDDGLHVFAPWLTPV; from the coding sequence ATGACTCCACTCTACGATAGAGATGGCTGGCTATGGCTGGACGGCGAGTGGCAGCCATGGCGCGAGGCCCAGACCCACCTGCTGACTCACACCCTGCACTACGGCATGGGCTGCTTCGAGGGCGTGCGCGCCTATGCCGGAGAGCAGGGAACGCACCTGTTTCGCGTTGCCGAGCATACCCGGCGCCTGCTCGACAGTGCCCATGCGCTGGACATCCCGGTCGCCTTCGACGAAGCGGAGCTGATCGAGGCCCAGCGGCAATGCCTGGTACGCAACGAGCTGCGTAACGCTTATCTCAAGCCTACTGTGTTCTTTGGCGCCGAAGGGCTTGGACTGCGGGCCAAAGATCTTTCCGTGCACGTGATGATCGCTGCCTGGAACCTTGGCGACTACATCTCAGCGGAAGCGGCTTCGCTCGGCCTGCGGGCGCTGACCTCTTCCTGGGCACGCCACCACGTCAACATCAGCCTGTGCCGGGCCAAGACCAACGGCCACTACGTCAACTCCATGCTGGCGCTCAACACTGCCGTGAAGGCGGGCTTCGACGAGACGATCATGCTCGACCCCGAGGGCTACGTGGCCGAAGCATCCGCGGCGAACGTATTCCTGCTGCGCGACGGTGTGCTGCATACGCCGGAGGTTACCTCCTGCCTGCAGGGCATCACCCGCGACAGCGTGATTCAACTGGCACGCGATGTACTGGGCATCGAGGTGAGGGAGCGGCGCGTCACTCGCGACGAGCTGTATACCGCCGATGAAGCCTTCGTCACCGGCACCGCCGCTGAGATCCTGCCGCTGCGGGAGCTCGACGGAAGGCATGTCGGCGCGCGTGCCGGTGCACCCCTTCCGGCACAGCCGATCGCCGAGGATTCGGTCACGGCCCAGCTACAGGGTCTGTATCGAAGGGTCACCCGCGCCGAGCTGGATGACGGGCTGCATGTATTCGCGCCATGGCTGACGCCGGTCTAA
- a CDS encoding DUF4105 domain-containing protein: MAQTIVGFSFSVLLALAMAWGAAALWFRLPWSRNKRRLAVACWGILALGLLLLGLHGEWLANATQLLLVSALLTWWFRLQPTHDRPWSDDVAYLATGEVRDNQLTLHHVRDFDWRTRDEAEVSWEARSYDLDRLDSVDMIVSSWGRPGVAHVMISFGFEGERFVVFSVEVRRLKGERFSEIGGFFRQYELAIVAADERDAVGLRAKVRGERVSLFRLTMSRNAMRSLLLAYVEEANALAESPRFYNTITANCTTLIFAMAREIGARLPLDYRLLVTDRLPGYAFKVGGLWPGYTLPELEASGRIDEQARQVHRDPAYSRLIRRSVPGWAPSEERQLARNS; the protein is encoded by the coding sequence ATGGCTCAGACAATCGTAGGATTCTCGTTTAGTGTGCTGTTGGCGTTGGCCATGGCTTGGGGGGCTGCCGCACTGTGGTTTCGCTTGCCATGGTCGCGGAACAAGCGACGCCTGGCCGTGGCCTGTTGGGGAATTCTCGCCCTGGGGCTGTTGCTATTGGGGTTGCACGGGGAGTGGCTGGCGAACGCTACCCAACTGCTGCTGGTGAGCGCGCTCTTGACCTGGTGGTTTCGTTTGCAGCCCACCCACGATCGGCCCTGGTCCGATGACGTGGCCTACCTGGCCACCGGTGAGGTTCGGGACAACCAACTGACGCTGCATCACGTTCGCGACTTCGACTGGCGTACTCGCGACGAGGCCGAGGTGAGCTGGGAAGCGCGCAGCTACGATCTGGATCGCCTCGATTCGGTCGACATGATCGTATCCAGTTGGGGCCGCCCCGGGGTCGCCCATGTGATGATCTCGTTCGGCTTCGAAGGGGAGCGGTTCGTGGTTTTCTCGGTGGAGGTAAGACGCCTGAAGGGCGAGCGCTTCTCCGAGATTGGCGGTTTCTTCCGCCAATACGAGCTCGCCATCGTGGCGGCCGACGAGCGCGACGCGGTGGGCCTGCGCGCCAAGGTCCGCGGTGAACGGGTTTCACTGTTCCGCCTGACCATGTCGCGTAATGCCATGCGTTCGCTGCTGCTTGCCTACGTAGAGGAGGCCAATGCGCTGGCCGAATCCCCACGTTTCTACAATACCATTACCGCCAATTGCACCACGCTGATCTTCGCCATGGCACGGGAAATCGGGGCCCGCCTACCGCTGGACTACCGCCTGCTGGTGACTGACAGGTTGCCGGGATATGCGTTCAAGGTCGGTGGGCTGTGGCCTGGTTATACGTTGCCCGAGCTGGAGGCGAGCGGAAGAATCGACGAGCAGGCGCGCCAGGTGCATCGCGACCCCGCATACTCCCGACTCATCCGCCGGAGCGTGCCGGGTTGGGCGCCATCCGAGGAACGGCAACTAGCCCGAAACAGCTAG
- a CDS encoding RNA methyltransferase: protein MLSNIRIVLVQTYHPGNIGASARAMKTMGLTDLVLVNPRCYPDSEASRLAAGAEDVVDGARVVTSLEEAVADCVQVVGASARLRSLPLPHFDEPEAMARELVSHAADDPVALVFGRERFGLTNDEIRCCSHQVSIPANPDYGILNLSQAVQVLAYETFKAWRLRPESEFRHSRPAEERQPTREQLDHFHAHLSRVMQASGFLTQPHARTEAQLQALFARAQPNRKELSLLRGLLRSLEESATGD, encoded by the coding sequence ATGCTATCGAACATACGTATCGTCCTCGTCCAGACCTACCACCCCGGCAACATCGGTGCCTCGGCACGGGCCATGAAGACCATGGGCCTGACCGACCTGGTGCTGGTCAACCCACGCTGCTATCCCGATAGCGAGGCTTCGCGTCTGGCCGCAGGCGCCGAGGACGTGGTCGACGGTGCCCGAGTAGTGACCTCGCTGGAAGAGGCGGTAGCCGACTGCGTACAGGTGGTGGGGGCCAGCGCCCGGCTGCGCAGCCTGCCCCTGCCCCACTTCGATGAACCCGAGGCAATGGCCCGTGAACTCGTCTCCCATGCGGCAGACGATCCGGTAGCCCTGGTGTTCGGTCGCGAGCGCTTCGGCCTGACCAATGACGAGATTCGCTGTTGCAGCCATCAGGTCAGCATCCCGGCCAATCCCGATTACGGCATCCTCAATCTCTCCCAGGCGGTTCAGGTGCTCGCCTACGAAACGTTCAAGGCTTGGCGCCTACGTCCCGAAAGCGAGTTTCGCCACTCGCGGCCGGCCGAGGAGCGCCAGCCGACCCGAGAGCAGCTCGACCACTTCCACGCCCACCTGAGCCGGGTGATGCAGGCCAGCGGTTTCCTGACCCAGCCCCATGCGCGCACCGAGGCCCAGCTGCAAGCGTTGTTCGCCCGGGCTCAGCCCAATCGCAAGGAGCTGTCGCTGCTGCGGGGCCTGCTTCGCTCGCTGGAAGAATCCGCCACGGGCGACTAG
- the groL gene encoding chaperonin GroEL (60 kDa chaperone family; promotes refolding of misfolded polypeptides especially under stressful conditions; forms two stacked rings of heptamers to form a barrel-shaped 14mer; ends can be capped by GroES; misfolded proteins enter the barrel where they are refolded when GroES binds) yields MAAKQVKFSDDARKRMARGVDILANAVKATLGPKGRNVVLEKSFGAPTVTKDGVSVAKEIELKDKFENMGAQMVKEVASKTSDVAGDGTTTATVLAQSIVTEGMKGVTAGMNPMDLKRGIDQAVVAAVKEIEALAVPCTDSKAIAQVGTISANGDKRIGEIIAEAMEKVGKEGVITVDEGRGFEDELEVVEGMQFDRGYLSPYFVTNQDTMAVELEDPYLLLVDKKISNIRELLPVLEAVAKSGKPLAIIAEDIEGEALATLVVNNMRGIVKVAAAKAPGFGDRRKAMLQDIAILTNGTVISEEVGLTLEQANLDHLGSAKRITMSKENTTIIDGAGNEGDIEARVNQIRAQIEETSSDYDREKLQERVAKLAGGVAVIRVGAATEVEMKEKKARVEDALHSTRAAVEEGVVPGGGTALVRVLTKIKDLKGENEDQTHGIAIALRAMESPLRQIVTNAGQEASVILNEVKAGQGNFGYNAQTGEFGDLFEMGVLDPAKVTRTALQSAGSVAGLMITTECMIADDPEEKEGGPDMGGMGGMGGMGGMM; encoded by the coding sequence ATGGCAGCGAAACAAGTCAAATTCTCCGATGACGCCCGCAAGCGCATGGCCCGTGGCGTTGACATTCTGGCCAACGCCGTGAAAGCCACCCTGGGTCCCAAGGGCCGCAACGTGGTGCTGGAGAAGTCCTTCGGCGCCCCGACCGTCACCAAGGACGGCGTCTCCGTGGCCAAGGAGATCGAGCTGAAGGACAAGTTCGAGAACATGGGCGCCCAGATGGTCAAGGAAGTCGCTTCCAAGACTTCCGACGTCGCCGGTGACGGCACCACCACCGCCACCGTCCTGGCCCAGTCCATCGTTACCGAGGGCATGAAAGGCGTGACCGCCGGCATGAACCCGATGGACCTGAAGCGCGGCATCGACCAGGCCGTCGTCGCTGCGGTCAAGGAAATCGAAGCCCTGGCCGTGCCCTGCACCGACTCCAAGGCCATCGCCCAGGTCGGCACCATCTCCGCCAACGGCGACAAGCGCATCGGTGAAATCATCGCCGAAGCCATGGAGAAAGTTGGCAAGGAAGGCGTCATCACCGTCGACGAAGGCCGTGGCTTCGAGGACGAACTGGAAGTCGTCGAAGGCATGCAGTTCGACCGCGGCTACCTGTCGCCCTACTTCGTGACCAACCAGGACACCATGGCGGTCGAGCTGGAAGACCCCTACCTGCTGCTGGTCGACAAGAAGATCTCCAACATCCGCGAACTGCTGCCGGTGCTGGAAGCCGTCGCCAAGTCCGGCAAGCCGCTGGCAATCATCGCCGAGGACATCGAAGGCGAGGCCCTGGCCACCCTGGTGGTCAACAACATGCGCGGCATCGTCAAGGTCGCAGCCGCCAAGGCGCCCGGCTTCGGCGACCGTCGCAAGGCCATGCTGCAAGATATCGCCATCCTGACCAACGGCACCGTGATCTCCGAGGAAGTGGGTCTGACCCTGGAGCAGGCCAACCTGGATCACCTGGGCAGCGCCAAGCGCATCACCATGTCCAAGGAGAACACCACCATCATCGATGGCGCCGGTAACGAGGGCGACATCGAGGCCCGCGTCAACCAGATCCGCGCGCAGATCGAAGAGACCTCTTCCGACTACGACCGCGAGAAGCTGCAGGAGCGCGTCGCCAAGCTGGCTGGCGGTGTTGCCGTCATCCGCGTCGGTGCTGCCACCGAAGTCGAGATGAAGGAGAAGAAGGCCCGCGTCGAAGACGCCCTGCACTCCACTCGCGCTGCGGTCGAGGAAGGCGTGGTGCCTGGCGGCGGTACCGCCCTGGTGCGCGTGCTGACCAAGATCAAGGACCTCAAGGGCGAGAACGAGGACCAGACCCACGGTATCGCCATCGCGCTGCGCGCCATGGAGTCCCCGCTGCGTCAGATCGTGACCAACGCCGGTCAGGAAGCCTCCGTGATCCTCAACGAGGTGAAGGCTGGCCAGGGCAACTTCGGCTACAACGCCCAGACTGGCGAGTTCGGCGACCTGTTCGAGATGGGTGTGCTGGATCCGGCCAAGGTGACCCGTACTGCGCTGCAGTCCGCCGGTTCCGTGGCTGGCCTCATGATCACCACCGAGTGCATGATCGCCGACGATCCGGAAGAGAAGGAAGGCGGCCCGGACATGGGCGGCATGGGTGGAATGGGTGGCATGGGCGGCATGATGTAA
- a CDS encoding co-chaperone GroES — protein sequence MNIRPLHDRVVIRRVEEEQKTAGGIVLPGNAQEKPTRGEILAVGNGRILDNGDVRPLDVKVGDTVIFKEGFGVEKQKIDGEEVLIMSESDILAVVEG from the coding sequence ATGAACATCCGTCCCTTGCACGATCGCGTCGTCATCCGTCGCGTTGAAGAAGAGCAGAAAACCGCTGGCGGCATCGTGCTTCCGGGCAACGCCCAGGAAAAGCCGACTCGTGGCGAAATCCTCGCCGTCGGTAACGGCCGGATTCTCGACAACGGTGACGTCCGTCCCCTGGACGTCAAGGTCGGCGACACCGTGATCTTCAAAGAAGGCTTTGGCGTCGAGAAGCAGAAGATCGATGGCGAGGAAGTCCTGATCATGAGCGAGTCCGATATTCTCGCCGTGGTCGAAGGCTAA